The Paenibacillus sp. G2S3 region TTTGGATGTAAGAAGCAAGAGCATCGAAGCATCAGCGGGGATGTACACCATGTTTATCGACAACCGGCTTCCAGCCAGTCTGCAGCGGCTAGAGTTTCTCCATGAGCTCTGTCACCTGCTCCGCCATGGTACTAATCAAATATTGATGCCAGAGCATTTTACGCGGGCACAGGAGGATGAATCCGAGCGTTTTATTCTTTATGCAGCTATGCCCTACTCCATGATTTCACGAATGACATTGCCTGAACAACGAGAAGAGGCGATCAGCTATCTTGCAGCAGAATTTCAAGTGCCAAGCGAGCTGGCTTTACAGCGGATTGATCAAATTCAAAGACGTGTTTTTCAGGGGCAATTATTGGCCGTGATGGGAAGAAACGAAGAACGATTAACACATATTCAATAATGACTGCGGAGATAATAAGGGTAGTCGCAATGAAGGACCATTAATAATTATGGTGGAATTTCTCGCAAGGGGGAACGATATGGAAGCCATTAAAGTAATTGAATTATTGATGACTCATCCAGATTATAACGTAGATGCAGTACACCCCGAAATTCCGGATTTTGTTGGGATCGAGTCGATTGAAGTGGATCATGAAACGGGAACCTTCTCCATTTTATTGCAAGAACCTAAAGACGACTGAAGATGATTTGTGTAAGTTCATAATAAAAAGGCAGCAAGTATAGTATACCCAGGCAATTCTTTACCTACGCGGGTTTAACTATCGGTGGGAAATTTGCTGCCTTATTTGTAATTATAAGCTCTGTTATGCGACAAATTGAGTCAAACCAATAAGAATTAGAATGAGGAATATACCCACAAACCCCCAAATAATAAACCATAAGATTCTGAGACCTGGTAGCCTGGGACTAGTATGATTCTCCAATACCTTAATTCGCCGCTCCAACTCCTGTATTTTCTCTTCTTGTTCCGTCATCTTCATTCCTCCCTTCTAATGTGTAGTTACAAGATACAATAGATATGACATACCAGTCACAATATATTATCTTATAATATATACATTTTATCTAAATGGAGGGAATTAATGAAGAAAAGAACAAAAATATTCCTTATTACCTTCACTATTGTATATGGAGTCGCTTCTTTAGCGCTTCATACCTTCCGAAATCATAAGGGTTTGACCCAAACTATACATATAAACATATTGAGGAGACCCTCCCGTAAAGGGGAACTACTACTATAAAAACGCGATTGTCTCAGCAGTCATGATATGGCTGCTGGAGCAATCGCGTTTTTTTGATTCTAACCCTTGAAACAGTAAAAATATCATTTGAGTTAGATACTATTTTGGGCGTACTTTGCAGCTATCGGACACAGCTGACCTTATACGCAGCATAATCCCTCTTTTAGCTTACTAACGGACCCCATAGCCTCTATTGGCATAAAAAACACCAAATATATACCACTTGAGATGGAATAGCTGCACTTGAGTCCGAACCCCCGCTCCAAAAGCAATAAATTTGCAAATAACGACATCTGAGTCCGGAAGTCTCAGGAAATAAATTGTGACTCGGCAGTTGTTTATCCCAATCGCTAACAAATTTTCTCAGGAACATAATGTGACCAAATGCCGTCCTAAATGGTGTTATAGGTAAAGGGGGCATAGAATCATGCAACGATCCATGACCCGGCCGGGAAATCATGTGATAAAGAGTTACGAAATCTACGCAGATATGCTGTTCCGGATTGCTTTGGTCCATTTAGGCAGCCGCCAAGATGCCGAAGAAGCCACTCAGGATACCTTCATCAAGCTAATAGAAAAAGCGCCAAAGTTCAAAGACGCTGAACATCAGAAAGCATGGCTGATCCGGGTAATCACCAATCATTGTAAAACATTACTGGGCAGAGGCTGGCGCAAGCGCGAGGTTAAGCTAGAAAATGCTGAGCCGATTGCGGTAGACTCCCCCGAGGATTTGGCTCTACTACAGTTAGTTATGGCGATGCCTATGAAGTATAAAACCGTAATCCATCTTTATTATTACGAGGACTATCCCATCCAGGAAATCAGCAAGATTCTGCAGATTAGTCAGTCAGCTGTGAAGATGAGACTTCAACGGGGACGGCAACTGTTAAAACTGGAGCTGGAAGGAGTGGAATCACAATGAAAGAAGATCAGTTTCGAACATTATACAAGAAAGCGGTGGATTCTATGAAACCAGGTGAAGAGATGAAAAAAGATTTGATCGACAAACTGGAGCAACCGCAGGAACGGAAACGTCCACGCAAGACGGTTTATATCGCGGCAAGTATCGTCCTCGCCGCCGGGATCGGCTTGGCCGCACCTAATATATGGCAGCAGTTAAATGGCCAGAGTCCCCAAGAGCAGATTGCCCAGGTTACTCCGGGCTCAAGCAATTCTGGTACAAATGCGTCTGGAAGCATTGTCATTCCGAAGGTGGAACTGCCGGATACCAAGTCTGGAGCTATGACAGATATGATCGCCTTGGTCGTATATAAAGATAACATTTATACACAGTCTGCGACTCGAATCAACGCAGCCGATGCTGCCGCTCTGCGCGGTGACAAGCTGGGACGTACTACTGGTGGCATCGATGAATGGAGCGGCAAAGACAAGTATATTGAGTTAGCTTCTAACATCGGTGAGACAGATATCTATTCCGTGAAGGGATATGATTCCAGTTTCCTGATTATGTCCTATTCGGAAATCAACGGCGAGGTATTCGCCGAACTGTATGAGCATACAAACGGGATCACCGTAAACAGCGGCGCAGATCTATTTGGCAAGCTAAATCTTGAAGGTCGAATTACTTCCGCACAGTGGGAAAGCTTCGACAGCTGGAACAACGGACAGCAGCAGTACACACCGCTCGCTGACGGCGAGGCGCTTAAAGGCTTTCTGACGGCACTCCAAGCAGCCAAACCACTGGCAGCAGAGCCGCTTATTGAGCAAGGCATCTACGATAGCGAAGACCGCAAGGTCTTCTATCTCCAGTTGGATGACAACGCCCGGGTAGAACTGACGCTGTTCGGTCAAGGACTTGTACGCTACGGCCAGGCGCCGGTATTCTTCGAGGTCGAGTCCGGGGCATTCCAGCAGCTATGGGAAAGTATGAAACTATAAGAATGATGATCGGAAACCGAGAGTACAGCGATAGGAGCAAAGCTTGGGACAACTTTTCGGGCACCATACCCATTAGAAAAGTCTAGCTGGATACAAAAAAAAGGCGCTGCTGCAAAACCATTTCATGGCTTTGCAACAGCGCCCTTTTTGTTGTCGATTAATATATATGTTGAAGAAGAAGTGATTAGATGGGTGCAAAAAATAAAGTTATTGCTGGTGACTATGAAGGTAAAGTAATAATGTCTACTCTTGGAATTGTAAATTTGCAAACTGGTTTTTTAAAAACAATCACAATAGACAAAAACACTGTAGAGGATTAGTGGGAGGATTTCTACTCGGACCGGTTGGTTTGCTCGATGGCCTTTCAGCTAAGAATAAAGGAGTTCATATAATTGCAGTTCAGTTCAAGGATGGAAAGAAGAGTTTAATAGAGATAGACGAAAAACTTTACAAAGCTTTTTTGAAGAATTGTTTTTAGAGAAAGTACATAGTGTAAAAGAGCCGTTGTAGGTTAATCCTATGATGGCTCTTTTACATGTTCAATACCGCTATGATAACGGGACTCAAAAAAAGAACGCCCACCATGGACGTTCCTGAGATTCTTATTCGTATACAACGTTTCAGCTAGTTACGCATTTACACTTTCTGTTTTACGATCCTGTCTTGTGTGTAATGTTTTCATCGCAAATCTTGCTATCGGCTGAGCAACCAACAGTTCAATCCAAAATGCTATACCAAAGTTTCTTGGCCAGATATGAAGGAAGTTTTTAAGTGGCTCTAGACTTATTTGTTTCGTCCCAACCCATGTGCCGATAATCGATAGTAAAATAGATAACACCGTAACATTCAATAAAGTATTCAACAGCACCCTAGCATTAAATCCATCGGTTTGTCCCATGAATTTCGGCATCACTTTCCCAACAATCGGCCCAGCAACTAATCTTACGGAAAAAACTACGATCATCCACATAAACGGAATAACCTTTAGTGTATCTATATACACTTCCTTACTGAAGCCACGTTCCAACCCCACAATAATAGGGGCAATAGTGTTTACTGAAATGATTGAAATAATGAGTAAAAATAATATACCTTCTTTTCCGTTTCTGGGCAGTCTTGTGTCTCCATGCATGTTTGTCATCTCCGTGAATCATATTTCAGATGGCAGACGTATCATGAGACATATATTTTTGGCCCAAAAAAAGACCAATATCTCTACACACTGATTTAATAATTATAGCACTTTTTTTCAAATGAATGTCAGACCTCTATTTAAGATATATTAAATCCCTCTGCCCTTTAGTTCAATCATAAAGATTTATACTATCTCTGCGATAAGCGCATGGCGATAAATCTGGTATCAGTGCATCCGTTAGCAAGCTCAAAATTCCAGCCTTCCTAATTCTCTTCCTTTTGAATTTTTGTGCCTGTAGACAGCAAAAAACCTTACAAAGTAAGGTTTTTTGCTAAGTGGGCCCTGAGGGACTCGAACCCCCGACCAATCGGTTATGAGCCGACCGCTCTAACCAACTGATATAGAGGAAAGGGATAAACGCCTTAAACTCTATTCAGAAATTCTTGTTATTATTGGAATTATCTAATATTGATTAAATTGAATTAAAATGAGTTTGTGACCAAATTCGTGACCAATGTGACCCTTAGACCCTGGAGTTTGTCCTACAATCAATCTATCCAATGGCCGCGCCTTGAAATACTCATAAGTTCTGTGTGCAGCCATCCGTCGAAGATGATAGCCGTTTCAGTGGCATATCCACTTCAATCTTCCGCTGAGTAATTTCACCTGTTTTATCCAGATATATCATTTCAATTGTTTGGCCGATACTCATTCACATATGTAAAAAATCCGTCAGTTGTGCTGACGGATTAAACGATTGAGAGTTCGGCTAACATTTTATAACAAGATAGTCTTAGAAATAATTACAAGGAGAATAAACAGTACCAAGATTGCACCGGTAGATGTAAAGGCTCCTCCGATACCACCGCCATATCCACCGCCAAAGCCAGCAACATTTTCGCTCATTTCAAATTACCTCCTCTGCATTTGAGTACATCTTAGCTTATGCAATTCCCCCCATAGCGCTTGGGTAAATAGGTAATGAGATATCTATCCATTTAAAGCCCCGACTGTGGGCAAAGGTTAGAATGAGGATCTGGACCAAATCAGGCATGCTGCATAGTCCAGTATTTACAGAGTTTATCGTATAAACCTAAACTACCCCCAACGACTTAATGTTGATGGGGGCAACTTTCATTATCTTCATTACAAATCCGCAAGTATCTACTGGCAGATATCCACTATGGGTGCTGGTCATAGTGGGAGGTTTGAAACTTAAATCAAGAAAGTTTTAGATATGATTACCAACAATATAAACAGAACCAGAATTGCAGTCGTAGAAGTAAAACCTCCGCCAAACCCTCCAGCAAATTCACCCATCATAATTCCTCCTTTGTAAATTAATACTACTTAAAATATACAGGCTTTTGTAATGATGACCAACAAGATAAAGAGCACCAAGATTGCACCTGTGGATGTAAAGGCTCCACCAACAAAACGTTCAGGTTCACGTTCACGTTCTCCAATACCGCATCCGCATCCACCAACAAATTCGCCCATTCGTGAATTCCTCCTTTGTAATTGAATACAAATGTAGGATATGCCAGTTTCCTGATCGTGCTTGGGTATTGAGATATGAAATTAACCCCGCTAACCAATTAAGGTAGACGGGGTATTTGATATATTCATTTCTCAAGTAATAAACATCAGCAACCTTAACGCTCCCATTTCTGGACTGGACCCTCACAATCAATTATGCAGCCAGCTAGATCACCACGGCGTTCAAGTATATCTACCTGTGACTATGACAAAGCAGCCGAAAGGAATTCAGAGTCTGTCTTTAGGACTTTGTATATATTACTCAATATAATCACTCCTAAAAAGATAAGGTACAAAGCGCTGCTCCTAATACAATAACTCCTACGATCATCACAACAACACCTTTTCTGTTTTTCAAATAGTTATATCCACCAATAGATATGAGGGCTCCACACATCATTACAACCAACAAAGATTGTTGTTCCTCAACATCATAATCATTGAACAATAATGAAATGCCTAGAAGAATTGTTGCCGCACAAAAATGGACACCAAATTCTTTGAAGATTTTCTTCATTACAGCACTCCTATGTATTAGAATCCCTGGCCTCATTTTCTCTGCTTTATGTATTTCTTAATCAAATAAAACAATACAAATCCTAACAGTATCATTCCAAGTATGGTGATCCATAGAATCGTTTGATTCCCTACGAAAAAGTATGTATTTCTGTATTGAAAATCTTCATTGTTCATCAGTATAAAAGCTCCTTGTTCTACGAACTATCTATTTCTTCGCAACCCATCGTTTTCCAACTTTGAAGTCCTTCTTAATTACTTTATTATCCTATGAATCCAGTATAAACCTGGGCTCTGACTCAAGGATATCCTTTGCTTTATCAATCTGCCCTGACTTGAAAAAGTTTATAATTTCTATAAGGTCACTTCTACTATGTAATCTTACGGCGTTATAACTAGCAAGTTCTTCACACGCTGAGGTATATTGATTTGAGGATATTACCATGGACTTTTTAGCCCTGTAATATCTCATGGAACTATAGATCTCTTGAACAGCTCCTAACCCTACTGGATAGGAATAACGCTTTGCCTGAACGACATTTCGAACCCCCTCCCCGTCTGTAAACACTAAGTCAGATCCAAAATTTCTGCCTCCTTTCGTTTTATATGCATCACTATAACCCATGGCCAAAAATAAACGATACAGATATTCTACAAAGCCAGTTCCGTCTTCCATTCGGTCTATGTCCTGGATCGTAATCTTAAGTGGATCAATTACTATACTTTGGGGAGGGTAACTCTTCTTTCTTGATAAAACTTTGAATACAAAAACAGCAGTAACGATAACAAGAATAACCAACAAAATTATCATTTTTGTCAACCAGCAACCCCCATTAATATAAATTATTTGGAACATTATGTATATATGACTGGTAAGAAAAAGCCCTAGACTACTGTTGGTTTTTGGACTCACGTTTCCCGTTAGCGTAAGCCCTTGCTAGTCCTGAATATCATTAACTAATGAATACTTGTGTTCTTCTTCCTACTTCAATTCGTTCAGTAAATTTTCCTCCTGTATATTCTTCTATTGCCTTTTTCCAAAAGAGTTGAGCGGGCTTGTTGTTATCTATTTGGTAAACTTCCCATTTTCCCTGGTGCATATCAAATATATCTTTAGCAACCAATCTCCCTAATCCCAGCCTACGATACTTCTTCGCAATAAAAAATTCAGCAATAGAAAAATAGGCGTCATCTTCTTCCCGATTTTTTAATTTGACTAAGACAAATCCAACAATTTTCCCATTGAGACTGATTAAATATGGATAATTGGGGTCTTTAGACCAATATTCATCAATTGGATAATTACCATATTTACCGTTTGCCTCAAACTGCAACTCCATAAATTCTGAGAAATCATAAATATAGAATTGTAACAGGTTGCTGAGTATTTCTTTATGTTCCAAGGTTGCTATTTTGATTTCATAGTCCATGTTTGATACCATCCCTCTGTAGATTCAACTATCGTTTCCCGTTAGTTAAGTCCCAAAAAAAACATGTTGCGATAAATTACTTTATAGTGTCGTGCTCATAGATTTTGGTGGGTCGTCCCCATTCGAAATTATCCAAACCGATTTCTCTGAATCCATATTTCTCATAGTAACGAATATGGTCAGTCGTTATATAAACCTTCGTATATCCCAATTGCCCCACCATTTTTCTGGCATGCTCCAACAATACTGAACCTAAACCTTGCCCTCGCTCATTCTCGTCAATGAACAAAGGAGCAATCCATGGCGATAAATCTTTTCGAATTATATATTCCTGCTCAATCAATTGATAAAATCCAATTATTTTGTCGTTTTTTAATAGCAGAAATGTTAATGGCAAACCATCTTCAGCCGATAAACTCTCGTCAATTTTAGGGAGTACCACGTTCTGTACGTTTGGCCATTTTTCTTTAACATATTCAGCAAACTCTATATGACGCTCTGGACAATCTATTATAGATTTAATAGCTTGCATTAAGTCACTCCTTCATAAATACGGTTCTTGATGAATATCACCTTCAAAAAAAGGTGCTTTCAGATTACACCTTATGTTAACTGCGGGAAACGGAAAGTTTAGTTTAAGTTAAACTATACTGCCTGTTAGCTTGATGAGGCGCCCGCCAGTCTAATACATTATTTTTACAGAAATGTTTCGATAGATGATGCACAGTACGAAAACACAAGTTACTAAACGAAAAAACACCCCATCAACTTAATTGGTAGAGGGGGTGTTTTTATGAGTTCTACTCCATCGAGTAAGCTGCCAAGGCATCAGAAAATTGCATTGAATCTGAATTCCCCTCGTCATCAAACATAAAAGCTATGCAATAAATTAGCTTTGCTCTATCTTTATTTTTA contains the following coding sequences:
- a CDS encoding ImmA/IrrE family metallo-endopeptidase; translated protein: MKSYYQMTALEKWTEDLYKRLNLTQPSQISIAYIAERLNIWVHYLDVRSKSIEASAGMYTMFIDNRLPASLQRLEFLHELCHLLRHGTNQILMPEHFTRAQEDESERFILYAAMPYSMISRMTLPEQREEAISYLAAEFQVPSELALQRIDQIQRRVFQGQLLAVMGRNEERLTHIQ
- a CDS encoding GNAT family N-acetyltransferase, translating into MDYEIKIATLEHKEILSNLLQFYIYDFSEFMELQFEANGKYGNYPIDEYWSKDPNYPYLISLNGKIVGFVLVKLKNREEDDAYFSIAEFFIAKKYRRLGLGRLVAKDIFDMHQGKWEVYQIDNNKPAQLFWKKAIEEYTGGKFTERIEVGRRTQVFIS
- a CDS encoding restriction endonuclease codes for the protein MIILLVILVIVTAVFVFKVLSRKKSYPPQSIVIDPLKITIQDIDRMEDGTGFVEYLYRLFLAMGYSDAYKTKGGRNFGSDLVFTDGEGVRNVVQAKRYSYPVGLGAVQEIYSSMRYYRAKKSMVISSNQYTSACEELASYNAVRLHSRSDLIEIINFFKSGQIDKAKDILESEPRFILDS
- a CDS encoding YjcZ family sporulation protein, with the protein product MSENVAGFGGGYGGGIGGAFTSTGAILVLFILLVIISKTILL
- a CDS encoding YjcZ family sporulation protein, whose amino-acid sequence is MGEFAGGFGGGFTSTTAILVLFILLVIISKTFLI
- a CDS encoding GNAT family N-acetyltransferase, yielding MQAIKSIIDCPERHIEFAEYVKEKWPNVQNVVLPKIDESLSAEDGLPLTFLLLKNDKIIGFYQLIEQEYIIRKDLSPWIAPLFIDENERGQGLGSVLLEHARKMVGQLGYTKVYITTDHIRYYEKYGFREIGLDNFEWGRPTKIYEHDTIK
- a CDS encoding sigma-70 family RNA polymerase sigma factor encodes the protein MQRSMTRPGNHVIKSYEIYADMLFRIALVHLGSRQDAEEATQDTFIKLIEKAPKFKDAEHQKAWLIRVITNHCKTLLGRGWRKREVKLENAEPIAVDSPEDLALLQLVMAMPMKYKTVIHLYYYEDYPIQEISKILQISQSAVKMRLQRGRQLLKLELEGVESQ